GCAATGACGAGGTCGAGCGGCAGGGCGCGGTCGAGATCGTCGATCCAGGCGGCGACACCTTCCCTGTCCAGGATGTCGAGCGCCTCGGCGCGCACGACGGCACCCCTGGCCTCGCAGGCGCGGGCCACCGCGTCCAGCCGCTCGCGGTCGCGTCCGGTCAGGGCGAGGTTGCGGCCGGGAGAGGCATAGGCGAGCGCAAGGGCGCGGCCGATGCCCGACGTGGCGCCGGTGATCAGGATGGTCGAGAAGTCGGATCGTGCCATGCCGGCTTGTCCTCGGCGCGCTCGGTCGAGGCGTCCCGGCGCTCGACGGTCAGGTTGACGGATCGAGCGTCCGCCGGACGGGTCCGGTGCACGACCCCGGCCGGGACGGTCAGCATTTCCCCGGGCTCCAGGGTCACGCTCTTGTCCTCGAAATCGATGATCAGCCGGCCTTCGACGCCCAGGAAGGTCTCGTCGGAGTCCGGATGGCTGTGCCAGTAGAACGGCGCGGTCATCACGCTCATGCGGACGACATGGTCGTTGACCCGGGCAACGACGACGTTGCCGTAGGCGCCTCGGACCTCGCGCGCGGCGTCGGCGATCACGAACGGTTTCACGCAAGCGCTCCTTTCGGCAGAGAGGTAGCCGCCTCGCAGCGGGTCGCGCACGGCCCGGCGGGCGGCGCTCGCTGCGTCCGGCATTGAACGTCGGGACGAGGCTCTAGCCAAGTCGGTCGGCACGACGCATGGTGCGGCCACTGCCGCGCCCCTCCACGATGCGACCGACACGATGCCAGGCTCCGACCCTTCCGCCGACACCG
Above is a genomic segment from Geminicoccaceae bacterium SCSIO 64248 containing:
- a CDS encoding cupin domain-containing protein; this encodes MKPFVIADAAREVRGAYGNVVVARVNDHVVRMSVMTAPFYWHSHPDSDETFLGVEGRLIIDFEDKSVTLEPGEMLTVPAGVVHRTRPADARSVNLTVERRDASTERAEDKPAWHDPTSRPS